From Mycobacterium colombiense CECT 3035:
GATGTGGCTCACCTCGTAGGTGCGGTCCGGGTCCAGGTCGACGGGAAACCACTCCTCCTGATGGATGAGTTCGTCGGTCAACTCCTGCGCCAGCCGGCTCAGCCGGGTGGACCGCACCTCGGCAGTGCGCACGATCTGCGCCAGTTCCCGCAGCCGCAGATCGGGCAGGATGTGCAGACCGACGGCGTAGCCGCGCCGCTGGGCGGCGGTGATGGCCTGGCGGTAGCGATCGCGCACGTCGTCGGGCAGCGCGCCCAGCCAACTCTCTCGAGCGTCCGGCCCGGCCCAGGCGACGGTCGATGCGCCATAGGGAGGGCGGTGGGGGAACTGGGTGCCGATGGGCATCGGGTGACCGCCGCCGTGCGGGCTTCGCACCTGATCGACGACGGTGGAGTAGTCATCGCTCACCGAGAACGCGACGCAGTGCGCGCCCGTCGCGGCCGACAGCTCGGCCATCGCGGAGCGGGCCAACACCAGGGCCGGATAGCGGGCCGCGGCCTCCCGGCCCAGCCGGACCAGGGCGGGACCGAGGTGATACGTCTTGCGGTTCGGGTCGCGCAGCAGCCAGCCGGCGCGGAGCAATTCGGACAGCATCGAATGGCAGCTGGCCTTGTGCACGCTCAGGTGGCGCGACACCTCGGCTAAGGTCATGCCCCCGCCGGTATCGCGCGCCAGCTGCTCGAACAGGTTCACGACCCGTTCGGTCTGCGGGGAGGGGCGCGGCGCCATAGCCGCAATAGTCGCATAGTGCGACTACTTGCGGTGTTATGCGCGACCATGTGACGATGGCCACAATGAAGGACCTTCCGGGCAAGGTGGCGGTCGTGACCGGTGGAGCCGGCGGCATCGGCCGGGCCATGGGCAGGCGTTTCGGTCAAGAGGGCATGAAGGTCGTGCTCGCCGACGTCCTCGCCGAACCGCTGGACAAGGCGACCCGGGAACTCGCCGACGAGGGCGTCGACGTGGCCGGGGTGGTCACCGACGTCACCGATTACTCGTCGGTCGAGTCGCTGGCCAAGGAGGCGGTGTCTCGCTTCGGCGCGGTGCACGTGGTGTGCAACAACGCCGGCACCGGCGGGGTCTCCGAGGGGTACATGTGGGAACACGACCTCGCCGATTGGCGCTGGGGGATCGACGTCAACGTGCTGGGCGTCATCCACGGCATCAAGGCCTTCGTGCCCCTCCTGCTCGAGCAGGGCGAAGGGCACGTCGTCAACACCTGTTCGGGCAACGGCGGATTCGCGCCGATCGCCCGCGGGGCCATGGGCGGACCGGCCACCGCGGTGTACCCGATGACCAAGGCCGCGGTGCTCTGCCTGACCGAGAGCCTCTACACGCACCTGGAGATGACCGGAACGCGGGTTCGCGCGCATGTCTTGTTCCCCGGCGGCTTTCTGAACACCGGCATCTGGGAGTCGTGGCGGCACCGGCCGCAGCGCTACGCCGTGACCCAGGAACGTCGCACCCCGGAGCAGACGCTGGCGAAGGTGGTGGCCCGGTTCGAGACCGCGGGGGCGCATGTCGAGTTCACCCCGCTCGAGACCGTCGCCGAGCAGGTAATGGACGGAATCCTGGCGGACCGCTTCTGGATGATGGGTCCGCCCACGCCGGCCGATGAGGTGGTGAGCCGCAAGGCGGCATCGATCCTGAATCGCGGCGCGCCCGATTACCTGGTCGACGTCCTCGGCCGACATGCCGAAGGCGACGCGGAACCGGAAGGAGAAAAGCGGTGAGCAGCAAGGTAATTCGCTACGGACCCCGCCCACCCGAGGCGCAGGTCGACCACGAGATCGATGCCACCAAGGCGCCCATCGCCACCGAGGCGGTGACGGTCACCTACCGCACCGATCCCGAGATTGTCGCGGCCGTGCTGCCCAAACCGCTGGAGCCTGCGGCCGAACCACTGGTGCGAATCCAGCTGCAACGGGTCCGGATCGAGGGCATGGCGCCCTTCGGGTCGGCCGTGTTTTCGGTGACCGCCCGGCACGGCGAACGCGAGGGCGACTACCCACTGTTCATGCCCCAGTCCACCGAACAGTCGGTCACCGGCGGCCGCGAAACATTCGGCGAGCCAAAGAAACTGGCCCACATCGCGGTGGAGCGCGACGCGGACCGCATCACCGCCGTGGTTGACCGGCTCGGCTACCCGCTGATCACAGTGAGCGGCCGCGTCGAGGGCCCGGCCGAGCTGCCGCCCGACCAGATGAACACCGAGTTCTACTTCAAATTCCTGCGCGCCCCCGACGGCGGCGGCATCACCGACCCCCACCTGGTGTACGGCGAGTACCACCGCCACTACGAGCTGCTGGAGAACGTCCACGGAACCCTCGAGTTGGGCGAGTCGCCGTTGGATCCGGTGGCCGACATCGTCGTTCGCCAGATCCGGTCGATCACCTGGTGTCGCCGGCGCACCATCCAGGTGGGCCGGATCGCGGCACGGGTGCCGCAGGAATGGCTGCTGCCCTACGTGCACCAGCGCTACGACGACGTGGCCTTGCTCGCCGCCCCTCGGCCCGAACCGGCCCGGGCATAGCGCGATGGAGCGGTACACGGTCATTTCGGCCGACTGCCACGCCGGCGCCGACCTGCTCGGCTACCGCGAGTACCTCGATCCGCAATACCGGGACGAATTCGACGGCTGGGCAAAGACATTCGTCAACCCGTTCGGTGATCTCACCGAGCCCGAGGCGGAGCGCAACTGGAACAGCGATCGGCGCAACGCCGATCTGGATGCCGAAGGGACCGCGGGGGAGGTCATCTTCCCCAATACCGTGCCGCCGTTCTTTCCTCAGGCCAGCCTGGCCGCGCCGCCGCCGGAGACCGCCCGGGAACTCGAGCTGCGCTGGGCCGGGCTGCGGGCGCACAATCGCTGGCTGTCCGACTTCTGCTCGTTGTCGCCCGAGCGGCGCGCGGGGGTGGGCCAGATCCTGCTCTCAGACCTCGACGAAGCCGTCGCCGAGGTGGCGCAGATCGCCAAGCTGGGGCTGCGCGGCGGTGTGCTGCTGCCCGGAGTCGCACCCGGCACCGGGATTCCCGCGCTCTACGCCGAGCACTGGGAGCCGCTCTGGGCGGCGTGCGACGAGGCCGGCCTGGTGGTCAACCACCACGGCGGCAACGCCGGACCGACCCCGACGGACGGGTGGGGCAGTTCGTTCGCGGTGTGGGTGTACGAGACACACTGGTGGGCGCATCGGGCGTTGTGGCACTTGATCTTCAGTGGTGTGCTGGATCGCCATCCGGAACTGACCGTGGTCTTCACCGAGCAGGGCGCCGGGTGGATACCGGCGACCTTGGACTCGCTCGACGTCGCGGCGGCCCGGTACGGCCGGGCGAATTCGGCGATCGCGCGCTTCGCCGGGCCCACCGCCGGCTCGCTGAGGCTCAAGCCCAGCGAGTACTGGTCGCGTCAGTGTTACGTCGGTGCCAGCTTCATGCGACCGGTGGAATGCGCGGAGCGGTACGGAATCGGCGTCGACCGAATCATGTGGGGGAGTGACTACCCGCATTTCGAGGGGACCGCCCCCTACACCCGAGAGGCGTTGCGCCACACCTTCTCCTGTGTCCCGGCGGAAGAGGTGGCGGCCATGGTGGGCGGGAATGCGGCGACGGTGTACGGCTTCGACCTCGACGCCCTCGCGCCTCTGGTCGACCGAATCGGCCCGACCGTGGCCGAGGTCGCCGAGCCGCTGGCGGCGGTGCCCGCGGACGCGCGCAGCACCGTTTTCGAACCCGACCCCATCCGTACCTGGTAGCGAAAGGTCCACCGTGAACCCCTACATCATCATCTCCGCGGACACCCACGCCGAGCTCCCGACGGAGCGGTACCGCGAATACGTCGACCCCGAATACCGGGAGGACTTCGAGGCCTACCTGGCCGAGAAGACCGCCGCGGCCCAGGCGGGCGGATTCATCGACGAGGAATTTGCCGAGCAGTGGTTCTCCGAGCACGGTGACGGCATCGCCGGCGGATGGGATGTAGGCCTGCGGGACAAGGAATTAGACGGCGACGGGGTGGTGGGCGAGGTCATCTTTCCCGACGCCGACGCCGTCACCGGGGTAGCCGGGGCACCGTTCGGGGCAGGCCTGGGCCAGTCGGGTGACCTCGACCCCGGGCGCGCGATGGCCGGGGCGCGTGCCCACAACCGCTGGTTGGCTGAGTTGTGCAGCCACAATCCCGAGCGGCGGGCCGGCGTCGCGGTCGTGCCGATACTGGCGGACGTCGACGCGGCGGTCGCCGAGATCACCCGGGCGGCGGAGTCCGGACTGCGGGGCGGGATCCTGATTCCGGCGCGCTGGGTCGGCTACCCGCCCTACCACGACCGTCGCTACGACAAGGTCTGGGCCGCCTGCCAAGACCTGCAGATGCCGGTCCACACCCATTCGGGCCCCGCCCCGCAGGAGGAGTACGGAGGACACCTGGGCATCTATGTCACCGAGGTGCGCTGGTGGGGCGCCCGGCCCCTGTGGTTCGCGCTGTGGTCCGGCGTGTTCGAGCGCTTCCCCGGGCTGCGATGGGGGGTCACCGAGTGCGGTGCCTTTTGGGCCAATGATCTTCTCTGGCTGATGGATACGCGGTATCTGCGTGAGCACTCGGCGAAGAAGATGAGTCACATGATGGAGGGCGACCTGACGATGCCGCCCTCGGCCTACTTCGACCGGAATTGTTTCATCGGGGCGACCACCACCGAGCGCAGGGAGCTGGCGCGGCGCTACGAGATCGGTGTCGCAAACCTGCTGTGGGGCAATGATTTTCCCCATCCGGAGGGAACCTGGCCGCACACCCGTGACTGGCTGCGCCGGTCCTTCTGGGACATCCCCGTCGAGGAGACGCGACAGATGCTGGGCCTGGCGGCGGCCGACATCTACAACTTCGATCTTGATGCCCTCGCCGGGCTGGCCGACCGCATCGGCCCCACGCCGGAGGACCTGGGCCAGGACGACGCGGTGAGCATCCCCAAATGGGAGGCGGCCCGCCGGGCCGGTCGTCACTGGTTGACCGACGCGGAGCCCATCTCCGACCTGGTGGAGAACTGAGCCGGGAGGACCAGAGCGCGGACGCCAGCGCTTTCGAAATTCACCGAGTGGGTGGGTCACCCGGGCATCCCGTGCTGTACAGGCGTACAGTGTCTTGCGGCCAGTCGATGACCACGAGGAGGCGCTGTGCGGCTGCACTTCGATGCCGACGTCGAGGCATTTCGGGCCGAATTCGTCGACTTCCTGACCGAACACCTGCCCAGCGAGGCCGAAGCCGAAGCGCAGCGTTCCCGCTCCAGCGCCGACGTTCCGCCGTGGGCCCGTCGGTGGCAACGTCTCCTGTTCGACAACGGATGGCTGCAACCGGGCTATCCGCCGGCCTTCGGTGGTCGCAACGCGACGGTCATCGAGCAGTACGTGTACCTCCAGGAGCTTTCGCGCCGCCGCATCTACCAGACGTTCAACCCGCAGGGGGTCGGGATCATTGCCGCGTCCCTGATCCAGCACGGCACCCCCGAACAGCATCGACGGTGGGCGGTGCCGATTCTGCGGGCGGAGATCGTCGCCGCACTGGGGATGAGTGAGCCGGGGGCCGGTTCGGATCTTGCGTCGCTGCGTACGCGGGCGGTCCGCCAAGGGGACCACTTCGTGGTCAACGGGCAGAAGGTGTGGACCTCGGGAGCGCACGACGCGGACGTTCTGTTCACTTTGGTCCGCACCGATGCTTCTGCGCCCAAGCACAAGGGGATCAGCGTCCTGCTCATTCCGACCGATACCCCGGGGGTTACCCGCCGTCCCTTCGCCTCCGCTTGTGGGCTCGACGATGTCGACTTCAACGAGGTCTTCTTCTCCGATGCACGAGTGCCCGCTGAGAATCTGGTGGGCGCGATCAACGAGGGCTGGAAGGTCGCCAACTCCTCACTCGGCCATGAGCGGACCTTGTTGTGGCTCAGCTACGTCGACCGGCTGGAGGAGTTTCTCGATGACTGGGCGCCAAGCAGCGCGCTCGCACGGGACGCCTACGCCACCCTCGCCATGGACACGTGGTCGCTACGCTTGCTCGGATCCGCGGAACTGGCCCGCGCGAATGGTGGAACCAGCGACCCGTCCTCGATGTCGGTTCTCAAATTGCTTGGCTCGGAGTCGATTCAAAGTGCAGCAGACGCGGCACTCACCACGGCCGGCGTTGACGGGCTGCGCCGCTCAGGCCAAACCAGTTCGTTTTCGCCCTACCACCTAGAGGCATACACCAGTACGTGGTTCGACCGGTATCTGCGTAGCTTCGGTGCCACCATCGCCGGCGGTACCTCTGAGATTCAGCGCAACATCATCGCCCAGCGCGTCCTCGGGTTGCCGCGCGGCTGAAGCGCTTCGGATTCACCGAATGCTGCACTCGCTCAGCCGAACTGTGTGATCCCGCCGTCGACGACGAGCGACTGCGCGGTGATGTAGGCGGAGTCCGCGCCCAGCATGAAGACCGTCGCGTAAGCGATGTCCCACGCGCTGGCCTGGCGTCCGAGAGGCCAACGGATCTTCGTCCTGCCCGTCACGGTGCTGTCGCCGACGCGACCAAGCGGGGTGTCGACCGGCCCAGGAATGACGTAGTTCGCCCGGATGCGCCGGGGTGCTCCCTCGAGGGCCACGTGGCGAGTGAGCCCGAACAGGGCCGCCTTCGTGGAGTCGTAGGCAGGAAATCGTGTTCCTGCCTTCAGTCCGGCTGCCGATCCGATGAACACGAATGCTGCGTCGTCGTCGAGCAACGGCATCGCGGCTCGGGCTATCAAGAAGTGCGAGCGCACGTTTACCGCGAAGATGTCGTCCCACAATTCGGGTGTCGTGCCCTCTAGCCCCTTGCCTTCTCCGTATCCAACGTTGGCCACCACGCCGTCAATGCCGCCGAGCTTGTCGTTTGCTTCGTCGACGAGTCGCTGGCACGCGTTGGCATCGCGAACGTCGGCGACCACGGTCACCGCCGGACCGTTGCCCTCCTGTTCGATGAGGCGCGCCGTGTGAGCCGCGGCGTCCGCGTCGACGTCCACGCACGCGACGCGCGCGCCCTCTCGCGCACAAAGCACGGCGATGGCCCGGCCGTTGCCGATGGTGACTTCCGGGTCCGGCGATGGCCGCGTTCCGGCGCCGACGACGATGATGCGCCGGCCCTGAAGTCGACCGCGCCCGGGCGCTATGCCGGCTGATTCGGGAGCAAGGGTCATGAGGCCGAACGTAACACCGATGCTATACGTCTGTACAGTCGCTCGTATGACTGCGCACGATCGAACCGGCAGCGCGCCTCGCTTGGCGCCACTTCCGAACGACAAATGGGATGCCGAGCACGTGGAAGCTTTGCGTAATACCTTTCCGCACAAGGCTGTTACGAAATTCCAGCAGCCGGGCCAGGCACCCAACGTGCTCGCGACGATGCTGCACAATCCCGCACTGGCTGGTTCGTTCAACCGGTTCGGTAACGTGCTGCTTCAACAACCCGCGATCAGCCACCGGGCGCGCGAGTTGATGCTGCTGCGGGTCGCGTGGCGTAC
This genomic window contains:
- a CDS encoding IclR family transcriptional regulator; the protein is MAPRPSPQTERVVNLFEQLARDTGGGMTLAEVSRHLSVHKASCHSMLSELLRAGWLLRDPNRKTYHLGPALVRLGREAAARYPALVLARSAMAELSAATGAHCVAFSVSDDYSTVVDQVRSPHGGGHPMPIGTQFPHRPPYGASTVAWAGPDARESWLGALPDDVRDRYRQAITAAQRRGYAVGLHILPDLRLRELAQIVRTAEVRSTRLSRLAQELTDELIHQEEWFPVDLDPDRTYEVSHIDSPILQRDSRIALMLSLVPSAAPMSGAAVTHLGAQLCTATRRLSAALTEDA
- a CDS encoding SDR family oxidoreductase gives rise to the protein MKDLPGKVAVVTGGAGGIGRAMGRRFGQEGMKVVLADVLAEPLDKATRELADEGVDVAGVVTDVTDYSSVESLAKEAVSRFGAVHVVCNNAGTGGVSEGYMWEHDLADWRWGIDVNVLGVIHGIKAFVPLLLEQGEGHVVNTCSGNGGFAPIARGAMGGPATAVYPMTKAAVLCLTESLYTHLEMTGTRVRAHVLFPGGFLNTGIWESWRHRPQRYAVTQERRTPEQTLAKVVARFETAGAHVEFTPLETVAEQVMDGILADRFWMMGPPTPADEVVSRKAASILNRGAPDYLVDVLGRHAEGDAEPEGEKR
- a CDS encoding acetoacetate decarboxylase family protein; its protein translation is MSSKVIRYGPRPPEAQVDHEIDATKAPIATEAVTVTYRTDPEIVAAVLPKPLEPAAEPLVRIQLQRVRIEGMAPFGSAVFSVTARHGEREGDYPLFMPQSTEQSVTGGRETFGEPKKLAHIAVERDADRITAVVDRLGYPLITVSGRVEGPAELPPDQMNTEFYFKFLRAPDGGGITDPHLVYGEYHRHYELLENVHGTLELGESPLDPVADIVVRQIRSITWCRRRTIQVGRIAARVPQEWLLPYVHQRYDDVALLAAPRPEPARA
- a CDS encoding amidohydrolase family protein, which gives rise to MERYTVISADCHAGADLLGYREYLDPQYRDEFDGWAKTFVNPFGDLTEPEAERNWNSDRRNADLDAEGTAGEVIFPNTVPPFFPQASLAAPPPETARELELRWAGLRAHNRWLSDFCSLSPERRAGVGQILLSDLDEAVAEVAQIAKLGLRGGVLLPGVAPGTGIPALYAEHWEPLWAACDEAGLVVNHHGGNAGPTPTDGWGSSFAVWVYETHWWAHRALWHLIFSGVLDRHPELTVVFTEQGAGWIPATLDSLDVAAARYGRANSAIARFAGPTAGSLRLKPSEYWSRQCYVGASFMRPVECAERYGIGVDRIMWGSDYPHFEGTAPYTREALRHTFSCVPAEEVAAMVGGNAATVYGFDLDALAPLVDRIGPTVAEVAEPLAAVPADARSTVFEPDPIRTW
- a CDS encoding amidohydrolase family protein, whose translation is MNPYIIISADTHAELPTERYREYVDPEYREDFEAYLAEKTAAAQAGGFIDEEFAEQWFSEHGDGIAGGWDVGLRDKELDGDGVVGEVIFPDADAVTGVAGAPFGAGLGQSGDLDPGRAMAGARAHNRWLAELCSHNPERRAGVAVVPILADVDAAVAEITRAAESGLRGGILIPARWVGYPPYHDRRYDKVWAACQDLQMPVHTHSGPAPQEEYGGHLGIYVTEVRWWGARPLWFALWSGVFERFPGLRWGVTECGAFWANDLLWLMDTRYLREHSAKKMSHMMEGDLTMPPSAYFDRNCFIGATTTERRELARRYEIGVANLLWGNDFPHPEGTWPHTRDWLRRSFWDIPVEETRQMLGLAAADIYNFDLDALAGLADRIGPTPEDLGQDDAVSIPKWEAARRAGRHWLTDAEPISDLVEN
- a CDS encoding acyl-CoA dehydrogenase family protein — encoded protein: MRLHFDADVEAFRAEFVDFLTEHLPSEAEAEAQRSRSSADVPPWARRWQRLLFDNGWLQPGYPPAFGGRNATVIEQYVYLQELSRRRIYQTFNPQGVGIIAASLIQHGTPEQHRRWAVPILRAEIVAALGMSEPGAGSDLASLRTRAVRQGDHFVVNGQKVWTSGAHDADVLFTLVRTDASAPKHKGISVLLIPTDTPGVTRRPFASACGLDDVDFNEVFFSDARVPAENLVGAINEGWKVANSSLGHERTLLWLSYVDRLEEFLDDWAPSSALARDAYATLAMDTWSLRLLGSAELARANGGTSDPSSMSVLKLLGSESIQSAADAALTTAGVDGLRRSGQTSSFSPYHLEAYTSTWFDRYLRSFGATIAGGTSEIQRNIIAQRVLGLPRG
- a CDS encoding SDR family NAD(P)-dependent oxidoreductase, with protein sequence MTLAPESAGIAPGRGRLQGRRIIVVGAGTRPSPDPEVTIGNGRAIAVLCAREGARVACVDVDADAAAHTARLIEQEGNGPAVTVVADVRDANACQRLVDEANDKLGGIDGVVANVGYGEGKGLEGTTPELWDDIFAVNVRSHFLIARAAMPLLDDDAAFVFIGSAAGLKAGTRFPAYDSTKAALFGLTRHVALEGAPRRIRANYVIPGPVDTPLGRVGDSTVTGRTKIRWPLGRQASAWDIAYATVFMLGADSAYITAQSLVVDGGITQFG